The DNA segment ACTGAACCCAAGAGAGACAACACTGCATATGTCTCAACCATAGCTGCATATGTCAAAGCCTTTGCCAATTCTTGAGGTCTTTTAGCCAGTATGCCCACACCACTGGCAGCAACCCTCCCCTGTGCTATAGCAGAAAACCATCCAACAATAGAGACCGGAAGAGCTGCTCCAAGGAAAAGGAGTCCTTGCCACGTAGTTAAAGGAACCATATTGCCTCCAAGCAAACCAATCTTCGACATTATTATGAACCCAGTTAAAAGACCATATATTCCCTGAGTACCCGGCAATGCCTGAAGCAACAGTGATTGACCGAACTTATCTGGGTCTTCCGAAATCAGTCCCGATGCACTCTCACCAACCAGACCTACACCAATTGCTGAACCAATACCTGGAAATGCTATGGCTATCGCTGCAGCAGCCAGTCCAAACACCTGTCCTAAAGTAATATCCATTTATAAACTCCTCCTTTTATTGATAGTTATAATATTTTAAAGATAACTTGAATGGACTAAACGGCTTGCCTCCGCCTTCATAGAATTTACCATAAAACTCCACATATTGAAGACGGCTGGAGTGGACATAACAGCCCAAACCACTGATGGCAAGGTTAAACACATGCCCGACAATTAAAATTATAAGCCCCAAGATGAAACCAAGCACTCCACCACCAAGCATTCTTGCCAGTGTATTCATCACCATAGCTATGACGCTTCCCGAAAGACACAAGGCAAGAAGTCTGGAATATGAAAGCACATCACTCAAATATCCAGATAAGCCATAAAGGCTTACCAGTCCTGATAAAAACTTCATTATAACTCCACGTTTGCTCCTACCTTGAGTAAGTACAAGACCCAAAGCACCTATTAAAGCCACAACAGTAGCTACCTTCATAAAGTTTGGGATAGCTAACATTAAAAGCCCTGTAAGAAATATCAACCAGAATCCCTGGTCAAAAATCGCATCTATTATATGCCCATTTTTTATGTTTATATAGGCTTTCATACCCAAACCGGTAAATATCTGAATTACGCCTAATGCAAGAGAAAATACCAGCATGGTCATAGGATCATTCAGAGGGTTAAACCACAGCGCAGGGATTCCAAACATGTCGCCAAACCATCCTCCAAATAAAGCTCCCCATATAGCGCTGGATATACCACACAAAAGAAGCAGATCCATCAATTTTTTACCTTGGCCTGATGGCTTTATAAGACGCTCGCCCAACCACATTAATACTGAAAGCATTATGCCATATCCCA comes from the Calorimonas adulescens genome and includes:
- a CDS encoding V-type ATP synthase subunit K, producing MDITLGQVFGLAAAAIAIAFPGIGSAIGVGLVGESASGLISEDPDKFGQSLLLQALPGTQGIYGLLTGFIIMSKIGLLGGNMVPLTTWQGLLFLGAALPVSIVGWFSAIAQGRVAASGVGILAKRPQELAKALTYAAMVETYAVLSLLGSVLLVFGIRI